In a single window of the Streptomyces cinnabarinus genome:
- a CDS encoding bifunctional aldolase/short-chain dehydrogenase: MSTHPEAAALLARSHRLGSDPRNTNYAGGNASAKGVETDPVTGGDVELMWVKGSGGDLGTLTGSGLAVLRLDRMRALVDVYPGVDREDEMVAAFDYCLHGKGGAAPSIDTAMHGLVEAAHVDHLHPDSGIALACAADGEKLTAECFGDTVVWVPWRRPGFQLGLDIAAVKAANPQAIGCVLGGHGITAWGDSSEECERNSLYIIRTAEAFLAEKGRAEPFGAVIEGYEALGEGERKARAAALAPYVRALASQDRAQVGHFTDSEVVLDFLARAEHPRLAALGTSCPDHFLRTKVRPLVLDLPPTAPLDEAVARLKELHAEYREEYAAYYRRHALPDSPAMRGADPAIVLVPGVGMFSFGKDKQTARVAGEFYVNAINVMRGAEAVSTYAPIEESEKFRIEYWALEEAKLRRMPEPKPLATRVALVTGAGSGIGKAIAHRLVAEGACVVVVDLNGDNAAAVAEELGGADKAVAVTVDVTDEEQIADAFRAAVLAFGGVDLVVNNAGISISKPLLETSAKDWDLQHAIMARGSFLVSREAARVMIAQGLGGDIVYIASKNAVFAGPNNIAYSATKADQAHQVRLLAAELGEHGIRVNGVNPDGVVRGSGIFAGGWGAQRAAVYGVQEEKLGEFYAQRTILKREVLPVHVAAAVFALTGGDLTHTTGLHIPVDAGVAAAFLR, encoded by the coding sequence ATGTCCACCCATCCTGAAGCCGCCGCTCTCCTCGCCCGTTCCCATCGGCTCGGCTCCGATCCCCGTAACACCAACTACGCCGGTGGCAACGCTTCGGCGAAAGGCGTCGAAACCGATCCCGTGACGGGGGGTGATGTGGAGCTGATGTGGGTCAAGGGATCCGGTGGTGACCTCGGAACTCTGACCGGGAGTGGGCTGGCCGTCCTGCGGCTGGACCGGATGCGGGCGCTCGTCGATGTGTATCCCGGTGTGGACCGGGAGGACGAGATGGTCGCCGCCTTCGATTACTGCCTGCACGGGAAGGGCGGTGCCGCTCCTTCCATCGACACCGCCATGCACGGGCTGGTCGAGGCCGCTCATGTCGATCATCTGCATCCGGACTCCGGTATCGCGCTCGCCTGCGCCGCCGACGGGGAGAAGCTGACCGCCGAGTGTTTCGGGGACACCGTGGTGTGGGTGCCGTGGCGGCGGCCCGGCTTCCAGCTCGGGCTGGACATCGCGGCGGTGAAGGCCGCCAACCCGCAGGCCATCGGGTGCGTCCTCGGCGGACACGGGATCACCGCCTGGGGCGACAGCTCCGAGGAGTGCGAGCGGAACTCGCTGTACATCATCCGCACCGCCGAGGCGTTCCTGGCGGAGAAGGGGCGGGCCGAGCCCTTCGGGGCCGTCATCGAGGGGTACGAGGCTCTCGGTGAGGGTGAGCGCAAGGCGCGGGCCGCCGCGCTCGCCCCGTATGTGCGTGCCCTCGCTTCCCAGGACCGGGCCCAGGTCGGTCACTTCACCGACTCCGAGGTGGTACTCGACTTCCTCGCCCGTGCCGAGCACCCCCGGCTCGCCGCGCTCGGCACCTCCTGCCCCGACCACTTCCTGCGGACGAAGGTACGGCCGCTGGTCCTCGACCTGCCGCCGACCGCTCCGCTGGACGAGGCCGTCGCGCGGCTCAAGGAGCTGCACGCCGAGTACCGCGAGGAGTACGCCGCCTACTACCGGCGGCACGCCCTGCCCGACTCCCCCGCGATGCGCGGCGCGGACCCGGCGATCGTGCTCGTGCCCGGTGTCGGCATGTTCTCCTTCGGCAAGGACAAGCAGACCGCCCGGGTCGCCGGTGAGTTCTACGTCAACGCCATCAATGTGATGCGCGGCGCCGAGGCGGTGTCGACGTACGCGCCGATCGAGGAGTCCGAGAAGTTCCGGATCGAGTACTGGGCCCTTGAGGAGGCCAAGCTCCGGCGGATGCCCGAGCCGAAGCCGCTGGCCACGCGAGTCGCCTTGGTGACGGGTGCGGGGAGCGGGATCGGGAAGGCCATCGCCCATCGGCTGGTCGCCGAAGGGGCGTGTGTCGTCGTCGTCGATCTGAACGGTGACAACGCCGCTGCCGTCGCCGAGGAGTTGGGCGGGGCGGACAAGGCCGTCGCCGTCACCGTCGATGTGACGGACGAGGAGCAGATCGCCGACGCGTTCCGGGCCGCAGTGCTCGCCTTCGGCGGGGTCGACCTGGTCGTGAACAACGCGGGGATCTCCATCTCCAAGCCGCTGTTGGAGACTTCGGCCAAGGACTGGGACCTCCAGCACGCCATCATGGCCCGCGGTTCCTTCCTCGTCTCGCGAGAGGCGGCGCGGGTGATGATCGCGCAGGGGCTGGGCGGTGACATCGTGTACATCGCGTCCAAGAACGCCGTCTTCGCGGGCCCCAACAACATCGCCTACTCCGCCACCAAGGCCGACCAGGCCCATCAAGTGCGACTGCTCGCGGCCGAGTTGGGCGAGCACGGGATTCGGGTCAACGGCGTCAACCCCGACGGCGTGGTGCGCGGGTCCGGGATCTTCGCCGGTGGCTGGGGTGCCCAGCGGGCCGCGGTGTACGGGGTGCAGGAGGAGAAGCTGGGCGAGTTCTACGCCCAGCGGACCATCCTCAAGCGCGAGGTGCTGCCCGTGCATGTCGCGGCCGCCGTCTTCGCCCTCACCGGCGGCGACCTCACCCACACCACCGGGCTGCACATCCCCGTCGACGCCGGCGTCGCGGCCGCCTTCCTTCGGTGA
- a CDS encoding sugar ABC transporter ATP-binding protein, with amino-acid sequence MTHPSTTGPAPVLALRDVSKSFGAVRALRDVSLELFPGEVHALAGENGAGKSTLIKTLAGVHRPDSGQVLLDGAPVVFHGPGDARDAGIAVIYQEPTLFPDLSIAENIFMGRRPRRALGRIDHKATHAATLALMKRLDVELDPDRPARGLSIADQQIVEIAKALSFDARVLIMDEPTAALTGSEVARLFGVVRTLREQGAAVLFISHRLEEIFQICRRVTTLRDGAWIASEPLEGMTEDDLVRRMVGRDLEELYPKQDVAPGEVALSVRRLTREGVFTDVSFEVRRGEIVGLAGLVGAGRTEVARAVFGIDRWDAGEVSVGGKALLNGAPSTAMAAGLALVPEDRRAQGLVMDMSIERNIGLTGLRTTVKAGLMDRGAERSRSLDWAVKLQVKYARIADAVSTLSGGNQQKVVLAKWLATRPEVLIVDEPTRGIDVGTKAEVHRLLSELAADGVAVLMISSDLPEVLGMADRVLVMHEGRLTAEIPRSEATEETVMAAATGRAAA; translated from the coding sequence ATGACCCACCCGTCCACCACGGGTCCGGCCCCGGTACTGGCGCTCAGGGACGTTTCGAAGTCCTTCGGCGCGGTCCGCGCCCTGCGGGACGTCTCCCTGGAGCTTTTTCCCGGGGAGGTGCACGCCCTCGCCGGAGAGAACGGCGCGGGCAAGTCGACCCTCATCAAGACGCTCGCCGGAGTACACCGGCCGGACTCCGGCCAGGTGCTGCTCGACGGTGCGCCCGTCGTCTTCCACGGCCCCGGCGACGCCCGGGACGCCGGCATCGCCGTGATCTACCAGGAGCCGACCCTCTTCCCGGACCTGTCGATCGCCGAGAACATCTTCATGGGCCGCCGGCCCCGCCGCGCGCTCGGCCGCATCGACCACAAGGCCACCCACGCCGCCACCCTGGCCCTGATGAAGCGCCTCGACGTGGAGCTCGACCCCGACCGCCCGGCGCGCGGCCTGTCCATCGCCGACCAGCAGATCGTGGAGATCGCCAAGGCGCTCTCCTTCGACGCCCGCGTCCTGATCATGGACGAGCCGACCGCCGCCCTCACCGGCAGCGAGGTCGCCCGGCTCTTCGGCGTCGTCCGCACCCTGCGCGAACAGGGCGCCGCCGTCCTGTTCATCTCCCACCGCCTGGAGGAGATCTTCCAGATCTGCCGGCGGGTGACGACCCTGCGCGACGGCGCCTGGATCGCCAGTGAGCCCCTGGAGGGCATGACCGAGGACGACCTCGTCCGCCGGATGGTCGGCCGCGACCTGGAAGAGCTGTATCCCAAGCAGGACGTCGCGCCGGGCGAGGTCGCGCTGAGCGTGCGCCGGCTGACCCGCGAGGGCGTCTTCACCGATGTCTCCTTCGAGGTAAGGCGCGGCGAGATCGTCGGCCTGGCCGGACTGGTCGGCGCGGGCCGCACCGAGGTCGCGCGGGCCGTCTTCGGTATCGACCGCTGGGACGCCGGTGAGGTGAGCGTCGGCGGGAAGGCCCTGCTCAACGGTGCCCCCTCCACCGCCATGGCCGCCGGTCTGGCCCTGGTGCCGGAGGACCGGCGCGCCCAGGGCCTGGTGATGGACATGTCCATCGAGCGCAACATCGGCCTCACCGGACTGCGGACGACTGTGAAGGCCGGGCTGATGGACCGCGGCGCCGAGCGCAGCCGCTCCCTGGACTGGGCGGTCAAGCTCCAGGTCAAGTACGCCCGGATCGCCGACGCCGTCTCCACCCTGTCCGGCGGCAACCAGCAGAAGGTCGTCCTCGCCAAGTGGCTGGCGACCCGGCCCGAGGTGCTCATCGTCGACGAGCCCACCCGGGGTATCGACGTCGGCACCAAGGCCGAGGTCCACCGGCTGCTCTCCGAACTCGCCGCCGACGGCGTCGCCGTCCTGATGATCTCCTCCGACCTGCCCGAGGTCCTCGGCATGGCCGACCGCGTGCTGGTGATGCACGAGGGCCGGCTCACCGCCGAGATCCCCCGCTCCGAAGCCACCGAGGAAACCGTGATGGCCGCAGCCACCGGGAGGGCCGCCGCATGA
- the rhaS gene encoding rhamnose ABC transporter substrate-binding protein, protein MRKSSLRRASAALAAATSLALALTACGGTTKEDVANEGASAATGGKADPNAELKKGLTVGFLPKQVNNPYFTSADKGGEAALKELGSSYKEVGPSSATDTAGQVSYVNTLTQQQVDAMAVSAQDPGALCTALKQAMKNDIKVVTYDSDTKADCRNAFVSQAGAEDLGRTEVQLLAEQIGYKGEIAILSAAQTATNQNTWIEFMKDELKDAKYKDIKLVKVAYGNDDAQQSFQQTQGLLQEYPNLKGIISPTTVGIKAAAQYLSGSKYKGKVKLTGLGTPNDMRKYVKNGTVEAFELWDPAKLGELAARTSVALVSGQITGKEGETFTAGDMGEYTIGKDGVISLGKPTVFDAKNIDQYNF, encoded by the coding sequence ATGCGTAAGTCTTCCCTCCGCCGTGCCTCCGCGGCCCTCGCCGCCGCCACCTCCCTCGCCCTCGCCCTCACCGCCTGCGGCGGTACCACCAAGGAGGACGTCGCCAACGAGGGCGCGTCCGCCGCCACCGGCGGCAAGGCGGACCCCAATGCCGAGCTGAAGAAGGGGCTGACCGTCGGGTTCCTGCCGAAGCAGGTCAACAACCCCTACTTCACCTCCGCCGACAAGGGCGGCGAGGCCGCGCTCAAGGAGCTGGGGTCCAGCTACAAGGAGGTCGGGCCGTCCAGCGCCACCGACACCGCCGGGCAGGTGAGCTACGTCAACACGCTCACCCAGCAGCAGGTCGACGCGATGGCCGTCTCCGCCCAGGACCCGGGCGCCCTGTGCACCGCGCTCAAGCAGGCCATGAAGAACGACATCAAGGTCGTCACCTACGACTCCGACACCAAGGCCGACTGCCGCAACGCCTTCGTCTCGCAGGCCGGCGCGGAAGACCTGGGCCGCACCGAGGTGCAGCTGCTCGCAGAACAGATCGGCTACAAGGGCGAGATAGCGATCCTGTCCGCCGCGCAGACCGCGACCAACCAGAACACCTGGATCGAGTTCATGAAGGACGAACTCAAGGACGCCAAGTACAAGGACATCAAGCTCGTCAAGGTCGCCTACGGCAATGACGACGCCCAGCAGTCCTTCCAGCAGACCCAGGGCCTGCTCCAGGAGTACCCGAACCTGAAGGGAATCATCTCCCCGACCACCGTCGGCATCAAGGCCGCCGCCCAGTACCTCTCGGGCTCCAAGTACAAGGGCAAGGTCAAGCTGACCGGCCTCGGCACCCCCAACGACATGCGCAAGTACGTCAAGAACGGCACCGTCGAGGCGTTCGAGCTGTGGGACCCGGCGAAGCTCGGCGAGCTGGCCGCCCGTACCTCCGTGGCGCTGGTGTCGGGGCAGATCACCGGCAAGGAGGGCGAGACCTTCACCGCCGGCGACATGGGCGAGTACACGATCGGCAAGGACGGCGTGATCAGCCTCGGCAAGCCGACCGTGTTCGACGCCAAGAACATCGACCAGTACAACTTCTGA
- the rhaI gene encoding L-rhamnose isomerase has protein sequence MTELAAVKAALRTQAVETPSWAYGNSGTRFKVFAQQGVPRTPREKLEDAGQVHAVTGVAPTVALHIPWDKVEDYAELAKFAEERGVRLGAINSNTFQDDDYKLGSICHPEAAVRRKAVDHLQECVDIMDATGSRDLKLWFADGTNYPGQDDIRGRQDRLAEGLAEVYERLGDGQRMLLEYKFFEPAFYATDVPDWGTAYAHCLKLGPKAQVVVDTGHHAPGTNIEFIVATLLREGKLGGFDFNSRFYADDDLMVGAADPFQLFRIMYEVVRGGGFTSDVAFMLDQCHNIEAKIPAIIRSVMNVQEATAKALLVDRVSLAEAQASGDVLGANAVLMDAYSTDVRPLLREVREEMGLDPEPLAAYARSGWAEEIVASRVGGEQAGWGA, from the coding sequence GTGACCGAGCTCGCCGCGGTGAAGGCCGCGCTCAGGACCCAGGCCGTCGAGACGCCGTCGTGGGCGTACGGGAACTCGGGGACCCGCTTCAAGGTGTTCGCCCAGCAAGGCGTGCCGCGCACACCGCGGGAGAAGCTGGAGGACGCGGGGCAGGTCCACGCGGTGACCGGCGTCGCGCCCACGGTCGCCCTGCACATTCCCTGGGACAAGGTCGAGGACTACGCGGAGCTGGCCAAGTTCGCCGAGGAGCGGGGCGTACGGCTCGGCGCGATCAACTCCAACACTTTCCAGGACGACGACTACAAGCTCGGCAGCATCTGCCACCCCGAGGCGGCGGTGCGCCGTAAGGCCGTCGATCATCTGCAGGAGTGCGTCGACATCATGGACGCGACCGGCTCCCGGGATCTGAAGCTGTGGTTCGCCGACGGGACGAACTATCCCGGGCAGGACGACATCCGCGGCCGGCAGGACCGGCTCGCCGAAGGTCTTGCCGAGGTGTACGAGCGGCTCGGGGACGGGCAGCGGATGCTGCTGGAGTACAAGTTCTTCGAGCCGGCCTTCTACGCGACGGATGTCCCGGACTGGGGCACCGCCTATGCGCACTGTCTGAAGCTGGGGCCGAAGGCGCAGGTCGTCGTCGACACGGGGCATCACGCGCCGGGGACCAATATCGAGTTCATCGTGGCGACGCTGCTGCGGGAGGGGAAGCTCGGGGGGTTCGACTTCAACTCGCGGTTCTATGCGGACGACGACCTGATGGTGGGGGCCGCGGATCCGTTCCAGTTGTTCCGGATCATGTATGAGGTGGTGCGGGGTGGGGGGTTCACCTCGGATGTCGCGTTCATGCTTGATCAGTGCCACAACATCGAGGCGAAGATCCCGGCGATCATTCGGTCGGTCATGAACGTCCAGGAAGCTACGGCGAAGGCGCTCCTTGTGGACCGCGTCTCTCTTGCCGAGGCGCAGGCTTCCGGTGACGTTCTCGGCGCGAATGCGGTGCTGATGGATGCGTACAGCACGGATGTGCGGCCGTTGCTTCGTGAGGTTCGGGAGGAGATGGGGTTGGATCCCGAGCCCCTCGCTGCGTATGCGCGGTCCGGGTGGGCCGAGGAGATCGTGGCTTCGCGGGTTGGTGGGGAGCAGGCCGGTTGGGGGGCGTGA
- a CDS encoding ABC transporter permease yields the protein MTVTTPEKAPVAEVPKAGATRLVDRVFKMRELAILLVFLVMIGVTQAGNSEFLTEQGIKDLLLNATILVLVAVGQSLVVITRNVDLSVGSTLGITAFAAGTYLQGDGNPVVAVLLAVLLGIGFGLLNGLLVSLGQVPALVVTLGTLYIIRGIDSIWVGSRQITAADLPDGFVDFGSGGISAVPYLALIALVVLVATAYYLKHFGSGRELYALGSNPEAARLAGIPVRKRILAAYTFCGALTGLAGAMYLARFGNVDSGTGTGYELTVVSAVVVGGVVFTGGSGSVYGAALGAMLLTSVNSVLPALGVSSVWVLAINGVLLILAIAVDRIVALRVASALKKRNARHA from the coding sequence ATGACGGTGACCACTCCCGAGAAAGCCCCCGTCGCCGAGGTGCCCAAGGCGGGCGCGACCCGGCTCGTCGACCGCGTCTTCAAGATGCGCGAACTGGCCATCCTGCTCGTCTTCCTGGTGATGATCGGCGTCACCCAGGCCGGGAACAGCGAGTTTCTCACCGAACAGGGCATCAAGGACCTGCTGCTCAACGCGACCATCCTGGTGCTGGTCGCGGTCGGTCAGTCCCTGGTCGTCATCACCCGCAACGTCGACCTGTCGGTGGGCTCGACCCTCGGCATCACCGCCTTCGCCGCCGGTACATACCTCCAGGGCGACGGCAATCCGGTCGTCGCCGTGCTCCTCGCGGTGCTCCTGGGCATCGGCTTCGGCCTGCTCAACGGTCTGCTCGTCAGCCTCGGCCAGGTGCCCGCCCTGGTCGTCACCCTCGGCACGCTGTACATCATCCGCGGCATCGACTCCATCTGGGTCGGCTCCCGGCAGATCACGGCGGCCGATCTCCCGGACGGCTTCGTCGACTTCGGGTCCGGCGGGATCTCCGCGGTGCCGTATCTCGCGCTGATCGCGCTGGTGGTGCTGGTCGCCACGGCGTACTACCTCAAGCACTTCGGCAGCGGGCGCGAGTTGTACGCGCTCGGCTCGAATCCGGAGGCTGCCCGCCTCGCCGGCATCCCGGTCCGCAAGCGGATCCTCGCCGCGTACACCTTCTGCGGGGCGCTGACCGGACTCGCCGGCGCGATGTACCTGGCCCGGTTCGGCAACGTCGACTCCGGCACCGGCACCGGCTATGAACTCACCGTCGTCAGCGCGGTCGTGGTCGGCGGTGTCGTCTTCACCGGCGGCTCGGGCAGCGTCTACGGCGCCGCGCTCGGCGCGATGCTGCTGACCTCCGTCAACAGTGTGCTGCCCGCCCTCGGTGTCAGCTCCGTATGGGTGCTCGCCATCAACGGCGTCCTGCTCATCCTCGCCATCGCGGTCGACCGGATCGTCGCGCTGCGCGTGGCCTCCGCCCTGAAGAAGAGGAACGCCCGCCATGCCTGA
- a CDS encoding ABC transporter permease — translation MPDSLTRAIRWDTVVGALLIVVLLLSFGFVDGFSNSLNLSFLIGNTLPIALIALPMTLLVVSGEIDLSVASTAGLSGAVMGALWNQGMTIETIIPICLLLGVVCGLINGLLVTKLGLPSLAVTIGTLAAYRGIAQIVLGSDAVTDFPTPYLDFASGRIGDTFIPYALLPFLVLLAIALIVLHATPFGRSLFAIGASEEAARFAGIRVKRQKLLLFTVTGLMASLTGIFWALHYASARYDNATGLELSVVAAVLLGGIDFDGGKGTLGGAIAGVFLLGALQNVMSLQDVSAQTQILVTGVLLVLSVLGPRVARQIAVARAQSSG, via the coding sequence ATGCCTGACTCCCTGACGCGTGCGATCCGCTGGGACACGGTGGTCGGTGCCCTTCTGATCGTCGTGCTCCTGCTGTCCTTCGGGTTCGTCGACGGCTTCAGCAACTCGCTCAACCTGTCGTTCCTGATCGGGAACACGCTTCCGATCGCCCTGATCGCGCTGCCGATGACCTTGTTGGTCGTCTCCGGTGAGATCGATCTTTCGGTCGCTTCGACGGCAGGTCTTTCGGGTGCCGTGATGGGCGCCCTGTGGAACCAGGGCATGACGATCGAGACGATCATTCCGATCTGTCTGCTGCTCGGTGTGGTGTGCGGGTTGATCAATGGTCTGCTGGTGACCAAGTTGGGCCTGCCGTCGCTCGCGGTGACCATCGGAACGCTCGCCGCGTATCGGGGCATCGCGCAGATCGTGCTCGGGTCCGACGCGGTGACCGACTTTCCCACGCCGTACCTGGACTTCGCTTCCGGTCGAATCGGCGACACGTTCATCCCGTATGCGCTGCTGCCCTTCCTCGTGTTGCTTGCGATCGCTTTGATCGTTCTGCATGCCACGCCTTTCGGGCGGTCGTTGTTCGCCATCGGGGCGAGCGAGGAGGCGGCGCGGTTTGCCGGGATCCGGGTGAAGCGGCAGAAGTTGTTGCTGTTCACGGTGACGGGGTTGATGGCGTCGCTCACCGGGATCTTCTGGGCGCTGCACTACGCGTCCGCTCGGTATGACAACGCGACGGGGCTTGAACTGTCCGTCGTGGCTGCCGTGTTGCTCGGTGGGATCGACTTCGACGGTGGCAAGGGGACGCTCGGTGGTGCGATCGCCGGTGTGTTCTTGCTGGGTGCGTTGCAGAACGTGATGAGTCTTCAGGACGTTTCCGCGCAGACGCAGATTCTTGTCACTGGTGTGTTGCTTGTTCTTTCTGTGCTCGGGCCTCGGGTTGCCCGGCAAATCGCCGTTGCGCGGGCTCAATCTTCCGGCTGA
- a CDS encoding L-rhamnose mutarotase codes for MQRVCFLLKVRADRLHEYRERHATVWPEMLAALSATGWHNYSLFLREDGLLVGYLETEDFAAARAGMEATEVNARWQAEMAPFFESLDGARPDDSMTPLTEVFHLA; via the coding sequence ATGCAGCGTGTGTGCTTTCTGCTGAAGGTCCGGGCGGACCGGCTCCACGAGTACCGCGAGCGGCACGCCACCGTGTGGCCGGAGATGCTGGCGGCGCTCTCGGCCACCGGCTGGCACAACTACTCGCTCTTCCTGCGCGAGGACGGCCTGCTGGTCGGCTATTTGGAGACCGAGGACTTCGCCGCCGCCCGGGCCGGCATGGAGGCCACCGAGGTCAACGCCCGCTGGCAGGCGGAGATGGCGCCGTTCTTCGAGTCACTGGACGGCGCCCGACCCGACGATTCGATGACACCCCTCACCGAAGTCTTCCATCTAGCCTGA